Proteins encoded within one genomic window of Hevea brasiliensis isolate MT/VB/25A 57/8 chromosome 8, ASM3005281v1, whole genome shotgun sequence:
- the LOC110645561 gene encoding ferritin-3, chloroplastic — protein sequence MLLKAAPAFSLLSTHGDNLGPLFSSVSSSFNSLSPTIFRGKTGTGFVLCASKGSNDKPLTGVIFEPFEEVKKELSLVPTVPQVSLARQKYSDECEAAVNEQINVEYNVSYVYHAIFAYFDRDNVALKGLAKFFKESSVEEREHAEKLMKYQNKRGGKVKLQSIVMPLSEFDHVEKGDALYAMELTLSLEKLTNEKLLNLHSVAERNHDVQLGEFVEREFLAEQVEAIKKISEYVAQLRRVGKGHGVWHFDQMLLHEEEAVVA from the exons ATGTTGCTAAAGGCTGCTCCTGCTTTCTCTTTGCTGAGCACCCATGGAGACAATCTGGGTCCTCTGTTTTCCTCTGTTTCTTCGTCGTTTAATAGTCTTTCTCCTACGATTTTTCGTGGAAAAACTGGGACTGGGTTTGTTCTCTGTGCATCAAAGGGTTCAAATGACAAGCCGTTGACCGGGGTTATTTTTGAGCCCTTTGAAGAGGTAAAGAAGGAGCTCAGTTTGGTCCCTACTGTCCCTCAAGTTTCTCTTGCTAGACAGAAGTATTCTGATGAGTGTGAAGCTGCCGTTAATGAACAGATCAA TGTGGAGTACAATGTCTCCTACGTGTACCATGCCATATTTGCTTATTTTGACAGGGACAATGTTGCTCTCAAGGGTCTTGCCAA GTTTTTCAAGGAATCAAGTGTTGAAGAAAGAGAGCATGctgagaaattgatgaaataccag AACAAAAGGGGCGGAAAAGTGAAGCTGCAGTCTATAGTAATGCCCCTTTCGGAATTTGATCATGTGGAAAAAGGAGATGCATTGTATG CAATGGAGCTTACTTTGTCTCTGGAAAAATTAACAAATGAAAAGCTCCTGAACTTACACAGT GTGGCTGAGCGAAACCATGATGTGCAGTTGGGTGAGTTTGTTGAACGTGAGTTCTTAGCAGAACAG GTGGAAGCCATCAAAAAAATCTCTGAATATGTTGCTCAGTTGAGAAGAGTGGGCAAAGGGCATG GAGTATGGCACTTCGACCAGATGCTTCTTCATGAGGAAGAGGCCGTTGTTGCATAA
- the LOC110645560 gene encoding LOB domain-containing protein 12-like, with protein sequence MGGNSPCASCKLLRRRCAKDCVFAPYFPSDDPHKFAIVHKVFGASNVSKMLQELSVHQRADAVSSLVYEANARMRDPVYGCVGAISYLQNQVSQLQMQLAVAQAEILCIQMQNEPVMPTPQMDPEDDKSFLLQNNLPQYLNFASSSNVIHDSLKRESIFGDIIS encoded by the exons ATGGGTGGAAATTCTCCATGTGCCTCCTGCAAGTTGCTTAGACGCCGCTGCGCTAAGGACTGCGTTTTTGCTCCTTACTTCCCTTCTGATGACCCTCACAAGTTTGCCATTGTACACAAGGTTTTTGGTGCTAGCAATGTTAGCAAAATGCTTCag GAGCTCTCAGTTCATCAGAGGGCAGATGCAGTAAGCAGCTTAGTCTATGAAGCTAATGCAAGGATGAGAGACCCAGTTTATGGGTGTGTTGGAGCCATATCGTACCTGCAAAACCAGGTTTCTCAGCTTCAAATGCAGCTTGCAGTGGCTCAAGCAGAGATACTATGCATTCAGATGCAGAATGAGCCAGTTATGCCAACTCCACAGATGGACCCGGAAGATGACAAATCATTTCTTCTCCAAAATAACCTCCCTCAGTACCTTAATTTTGCCTCTTCAAGCAATGTAATACATGACTCTCTTAAGAGAGAGAGCATTTTTGGAGACATTATTTCTTAA